From the Halobellus litoreus genome, the window AACTCGGATGACCGACGAGTGTACGGAGTAAATACGGGATACGGTGAGCTGAACGATAAAGAGATCTCACCGGAAATGATGGCTCAGCATGAAGAAAACGTCATCAGATCCAACATCACAATCGGAGATCCGCTAGAAACTGACGTAGTTCGGGCAACAATGCTTGTCCGGGCAAACGCGTTTGCAGTGGGTCGATCTGGTGTCCGTCCAGTCATTGCGGAACGGTTATTGGAATTATTGAACGCCGGAATCCATCCCATAGTTAGATCTCAAGGGAATACCGAAGATTACGGGTATTCATCGGCGGTTGGTCGGGCTCTGATCGGTGAAGGTGAAGTGACGTACAAAGACGAGACAATGTCTGCAGGTGAGGCTCTATCCAAGGAGGGAATTGACTCCTTGTCTCTCCAGCCTAGAGAGGGACTTGCTTTGATGAGCGGGACTTCCTATACTCCCGGCCGGCTCGCACTACTGGTCAAGGATGTCAGAAGACTAGTAGAAGCTGCTGATGTTGCAGGTGCACTTTCGTTTTCGCTCGTCGGAAAAGAACCGGGAGCATTCTCTAGTCGAATTGGTGAGGTTCGTCCTTACGAGGGGTTCAAAGAAAGTGCTAGCATCATTAGAGAAGTAACTGGTATTGATGCGACTAATCGCCGGCAGACCTCACAAGACCCTCTCTCACTCCGCTGTATGCCACAGGTCCACGGGTCTCTCCGCGAATTCTTGGCGACTGCCGAGTCATTGATTAGAACTGAACTTCAGAGTGCAACTGATAACCCCCTTATTTTCCCAGATGGTGCGGTTTTCTCTTGCGGGAATTTCAACGCCCAACACCTATCGACGGCCGCTGACTCGTTAGCGCAATCTGTCACGAAAGTCGGTCGAATCAGCGAACGGAGGGCTGGATTGCTTGTCGAAGGTAACGGAGATCTGCCGTCGGCACTAACCGACAACGTTGGTATTGGTCAGGGAATGGTACGAGCTCATTACTCTGCTGCATCACTGGCGGCAGAGGCATCGACAGTAGATACGGCGAGCACTCAAATCGCTGACGTACCAATGGGGAAGGAAGACATTCAGGGTTTAGGTGCATTAGCAGTCAATAACTTGGCTTCTGTCGTCGAGACTGTAACGTACATAATAGCAATTGAACTATTGTTTATTATCCGTGCTCATAAACTGTTGCAGAAACAAAGAGATACAGACTCGACAATTCCAAGGGACTTCTTAGCAGAACTCGATAGAGACACAGTCGAACCCGACAATGAGTGTATTCACGCTATTGCAGAAAGAATCTTAGACGGAACACTACACCGAGTGAGAGATAATTCAAACAAAGTCTAATCACTGAATAATATAATATATTCTCATTCACATATTAGTGTCGGCTGTTAAATAAACGAAGAGGTGATTGAGCCCTTCGCACACTCTTTCTAATGAATGATTCACTAGCGGGTTCGTGAAAACGACACCAAATATTCCATTCCAAAACAAGGCCAACAATATGACGGCAAGAGGACTATAATCCCTCTTCCTGAACCAACAAACTATTTTTTGGTATCTTCATTCACAGGGGACCCACCGTCCGTCATAGCATACTGGGTGAGGTTAGCTTCGAGAGCTTCCCGTCGACGGCGTGACTTCCGTTCCTCAGTTCGCTGGTCGTAGTGCTTGTCAAGCACGGGAACCGAGACGTCGACTCGGTCACTCAGCAGTTCTTTCGGTACACCCTCGTCCAACTGGTGCATAATCGACCACTTGCGCATCGGATGAGTGCTAAAACTCGATGGACACTTTGCTGCGCTCGAATTTTGCGTTGCATCACAGTCAGACAGCTCTCTATCGTGCGGACAGTCGTTCGAGTAACCACACGGTCTGGTCATTTTGTAGAAATCCCGTCGTATAGTTGTCGTCGAAGGGCGACCAGAAGATGTCGTAAAGAGCGGCTCACGGCCGTATCTATCGACGACTTCGTGTCGTGTGTACTCGACGTAATCGTCGATAAAGGTCCGCAGTCCGTCGGAGATATTGATAATCCGTTCACCATCGGAACCGTTCTTGAGCGGCGTTCCGTACTCCTCACGGCCTTCCGAACGGTGACGGAGGTGAATCACTCGGTTTTCCGGATCGAAATCGTCGAGATCGATAGCGCGCACGGCACCCATACGAAGTCCGATCTCGGCAATCAGCTCGAATTCGACGTGGGCCCTCGAAGCATACTCGAACCGGCGGAAATAGGATTGAATACCCTCTACCTCTTCGGAGTCAGGGACGAACTCGTTGACTTCTTCATCTGGTGGTACGTTCGGCAACGGTACGCGCTCCGAAAGATCAGCGTGAACTGCATCGATATCTTCGCAGAACTGGAGGAAAACACGCAGGATAGCGAGATTGCCGTTGAGACTGAGCGTATTCAACTCGGTGTTGTTCTTTCGCCATGTCTTGAATTCCATCAGCGTTCGACCGCTGACGTCGTTCATATTGTCGATACTGGCCTCGTCCGTCCAATCGACGAATGTCCCGAGAGCTGAGGAGTGCTTTCGTCGAGTCGCGGTCCGCAGGTCGTCCAGTCGATGTTCGAGATACCAATCGAGGGCGTCTTGCGGTGCGAGTGGTTCGAGTTCTCGCCTTACCATCAGCCCACTCGATTCACCCGCAGTACATATATTGTCCAATTAATTGGGATTGGTGAATAAGCAGAATTGGTAGTCACATTCAGATAATTGGTGATCAGAGTCGAATTCTCGCCGTGTTTTCTCGCTTGGAGTCCAATTCAACTCATCCCGTAGCCTCACGCGCACCCCAAACGACTAATAATCGGATTATCCGAGGCTGAGCGGTTTTCAGCAATTTCCATTATTAGCCCACCAACAGTGCGGGAATCACCAATTCACATTACTCGACATACTATGATTGGTAATCCCGAAACTCAACCAATTGCGAATCCCGACTTACCTGAATTGGCAAACACCGTGTTTGCCGATGTTAGCAATCCCGGGATTGCCAACATTGGCAATCAGCGGTTATTTGGCCACACAACAAGAGAACGAGACTATGGACCGAAGTCTGGAACTGCGGGTCAAAGGTCATCTCTACGAAATTCGCGAGATCAACGATGAAGTACTGGATTCGCAGCAGGGCTTCCCGATGGCAGAAGAAGGGTATAAAGAGACGCTCCAGAGCGTAGCTGACTGCTCTAACTCCGAGTTAGTAGATCGGGTAGCGAACAGTATCAAGGAGGACATTCGTTCTAACGAGGAGCGTCCCAGCAATCGATCTGTTCGTCGAGACGCTCGAATGCTTCTCGCCGAAGAGGGATTCGTCGCGGACAACT encodes:
- a CDS encoding tyrosine-type recombinase/integrase; the encoded protein is MVRRELEPLAPQDALDWYLEHRLDDLRTATRRKHSSALGTFVDWTDEASIDNMNDVSGRTLMEFKTWRKNNTELNTLSLNGNLAILRVFLQFCEDIDAVHADLSERVPLPNVPPDEEVNEFVPDSEEVEGIQSYFRRFEYASRAHVEFELIAEIGLRMGAVRAIDLDDFDPENRVIHLRHRSEGREEYGTPLKNGSDGERIINISDGLRTFIDDYVEYTRHEVVDRYGREPLFTTSSGRPSTTTIRRDFYKMTRPCGYSNDCPHDRELSDCDATQNSSAAKCPSSFSTHPMRKWSIMHQLDEGVPKELLSDRVDVSVPVLDKHYDQRTEERKSRRRREALEANLTQYAMTDGGSPVNEDTKK
- a CDS encoding HAL/PAL/TAL family ammonia-lyase; this encodes MITVNGSLTIQDVVAVARNEERVRLASEAVDRMANSRKAVDDIVNSDDRRVYGVNTGYGELNDKEISPEMMAQHEENVIRSNITIGDPLETDVVRATMLVRANAFAVGRSGVRPVIAERLLELLNAGIHPIVRSQGNTEDYGYSSAVGRALIGEGEVTYKDETMSAGEALSKEGIDSLSLQPREGLALMSGTSYTPGRLALLVKDVRRLVEAADVAGALSFSLVGKEPGAFSSRIGEVRPYEGFKESASIIREVTGIDATNRRQTSQDPLSLRCMPQVHGSLREFLATAESLIRTELQSATDNPLIFPDGAVFSCGNFNAQHLSTAADSLAQSVTKVGRISERRAGLLVEGNGDLPSALTDNVGIGQGMVRAHYSAASLAAEASTVDTASTQIADVPMGKEDIQGLGALAVNNLASVVETVTYIIAIELLFIIRAHKLLQKQRDTDSTIPRDFLAELDRDTVEPDNECIHAIAERILDGTLHRVRDNSNKV